CCCATTCTCCCCTTTTTCTGTGAAACGGAGAAATTTCTCCCCTTCTTAAGATTCTCCCTTTCTCCCCTTCTCCCTCTCTCCAATTCATCCATTCTCCGTTTCTCTCTGTAATGACTGAATAGTTACATTCTTTCTTCTTTCTACCCCCCTTACAAAAAATCCTTGAAATTCTAATAATTCTGTGAGATAATTTATTTGTTGCATCTGTCTGGATTGTCCTCCTTTTTGAGAGATTTAAAAGGATATTATACCCTTTAATGTTTAAGGTTTGTATTGTTGGAAGACCAAATGTTGGAAAATCAACCCTCTTTAATAGGCTTATTGGAAAAAAAGTAGCATTTATTGACAAAGAGCCTGGGATAACAAGGGATAGGAATTATGGAGAGGCAATCTGGGGAAAATTCTCCTTTACCCTTATTGATACAGGCGGAATAGATAATGAGAAAACAGACATTGCAGGTAAGATAAAGGAGCAGGTGGATTTTGCGATAAAGGAGGCAGATTTAATTATCCTCCTTCTTGATGGAAAAGATGGAATTTTGCCAGGTGATATTGAAATCCTCAATTCTTTAAGAAAGAGGGGAAAGGATGTTTTGCTTGTTGTAAACAAGATGGATAAAACGCCATACAAGGAAAGCGATTTGGCAGATTTTTATAAGCTAGGGCTTCCTTTAATTCCTATATCAAGCGACCATGGGATAAATATTGACGAGCTTTTGGATGAGATAAGAGATAGAGGGCAGAGGGCAGAGCACCAGAGCACCAGAGCACCAGAGCACCAGAGGACAGAGGTAGAGGGGATAAATATTGCCATTATTGGAAGGCCAAATGTTGGAAAAAGCTCTTTACTTAATCTTATAACAAAAAAGCAAAGGGTAATTGTTTCATCTACACCGGGAACAACAAGGGATTCTATAATAGAGGGTTTTACATTCAAAGATAGGGAATTTACCCTTGTTGATACAGTAGGGATAAGGAAAAAGATTGCATCAAGGATTGAGGCAGGTTATGTTGCATCCGCAAAAAGGTGTATAAAAAAGGCAGATATTGTTTGGCTCCTTATTGATGGGTTTGAGGGGCTTACTAGCCAGGAAAAAAGGCT
The bacterium DNA segment above includes these coding regions:
- the der gene encoding ribosome biogenesis GTPase Der; translated protein: MFKVCIVGRPNVGKSTLFNRLIGKKVAFIDKEPGITRDRNYGEAIWGKFSFTLIDTGGIDNEKTDIAGKIKEQVDFAIKEADLIILLLDGKDGILPGDIEILNSLRKRGKDVLLVVNKMDKTPYKESDLADFYKLGLPLIPISSDHGINIDELLDEIRDRGQRAEHQSTRAPEHQRTEVEGINIAIIGRPNVGKSSLLNLITKKQRVIVSSTPGTTRDSIIEGFTFKDREFTLVDTVGIRKKIASRIEAGYVASAKRCIKKADIVWLLIDGFEGLTSQEKRLIEEIESQFVPYIIVVNKLDLIKADKSDYRAYILKSLPFLDSPNILFTSCITGIGIKTLLNETYSLSESLNISIKTSLLNKAISQFKIERPKIYYATQTNPSPPTFTLFVNNPLFTEENFLKRIKRFLRKKLNISIPINVLIKKA